The following DNA comes from Streptomyces globosus.
CGGACCCGCAGGGCGGCGGGGTCACCTACCGGGCCGCCGGGAAGCTGCCGGAGGCGCCGGCGGCGGCGCCGTCGTACGCGGCGTCCGGGGAGGTCTCGGCCGAGGAGGCGGGCCGGCTCGCGGCGGCCCTCGGCCTGACGGGCGAACCGCGGCGGGTGGGCGACACCTGGCGGGCCGGGGAGGGCGCGGACGGCTTCGGGCCGCGGCTGACGGTGACCCGGACGGCGCCCGGGACCTGGAGCTTCTCCCGCTTCCACGGCGGGGGCGGCACGGGCGACGACTGCGAGCGCGGCAAGGACACCTGCGGGCCGGCCACGCTTCCGCGGGGCGGGGACGGCGGGGCGGGCTCGGGCAGGCCGGTGTCGGAGGAGGCGGCGAAGGCCGCCGCGGCCCCGGTGCTGGCCGCGGCCGGGCAGTCCGGTGCGGCGCTGGACGCCCGCCTGGTGCAGGGCTCGGTCCGCGTGGTGGCCGCCGACCCGGTGGTCGACGGGCGGCCCACCAAGGGCTGGACCACGCAGGTCAGCGTCGGCCCGGACGGCCAGGTGGTGGCCGGGAGCGGCGAGCTGAAGGCCCCGGTGCGCGCCGGCGAGCAGCGGGTGGTCGGGGCGGCGGAGGCGCTGGCCCGGCTGAACCGCTCCTCGGGCGGCCCGGACCGGACGGGGCCGAGCGGCTGCGCCTCGGCGGTGCCGCTGACCACGGACGACCCGGTGGGCCCGGGTGAGACGCCGCCGTGCGACCCGGAGCCGCGGCCGATGAAGCCGCCGCGGACGGAGACGGTGACGGGCGCGGTGCTGGGGCTGGCGGCGGGGACGGTGAACGGGGCCCGCGGGCTGGTGCCGGCCTGGCACTTCCAGGTGGCCGGAAAGGACGGTGCGCCCGCGCACACGGTGGTGCAGCCGGCGGCGGAGGGCGGGCAGGCCGTGCCCGCCCCGTCGGGCGCGCGCACGGTGCCGGGGTTCTCGTACGCGGAGGCCGGCCGGAAGCTGACGGTGAACTTCTGGGGCGGGGTGTGCAGCACCTACGCGCTGGAGGCGCGGGAGGAGGCCGGTTCGGTGACGGTGCGGATCACGGAGACACCGATCGATCCGGGCCGGGCCTGCATCCTGATCGCGCAGGAGATGAGCGTGTCGGCGACGCTGGAGCAGCCGCTGGGCTCGCGCGCGGTGGTGGACGCGAACTCGGGGAAGCCGCTCCCCCGGCAGGGGTAGCCGCGGCGGGGCACGCACAGAGGCCCCCGGCAGCGTCCTGCGGGACGGTGCCGGGGGCCTCTGCTCTGCTTCCGCGGGCCCTGGCGGGGGCTTAGCTGAAGGAGTCGCCGCAGGCACAGGAGCCGGTGGCGTTGGGGTTGTCGATCGTGAAGCCCTGCTTCTCGATGGTGTCGACGAAGTCGATCGAGGCGCCCTGGAGGTAGGGGGAGCTCATCCGGTCCGTGACGACCTTCACGCCGCCGAAGTCCTTGACGACGTCGCCGTCGAGGGAGCGCTCGTCGAAGAAGAGCTGGTAGCGCAGGCCGGAGCAGCCGCCGGGCTGGACGGCGACGCGGAGCGCCAGGTCATCGCGGCCCTCCTGCTCCAGCAGGGTCCTGACCTTCTCGGCGGCGGCGTCGGACAGGAGGATGCCGTCGCTCACAGTGGTCTTGTCGTCCTGTACGGACATC
Coding sequences within:
- a CDS encoding HesB/IscA family protein; translated protein: MSVQDDKTTVSDGILLSDAAAEKVRTLLEQEGRDDLALRVAVQPGGCSGLRYQLFFDERSLDGDVVKDFGGVKVVTDRMSSPYLQGASIDFVDTIEKQGFTIDNPNATGSCACGDSFS